One genomic window of Lepeophtheirus salmonis chromosome 5, UVic_Lsal_1.4, whole genome shotgun sequence includes the following:
- the l(3)72Dn gene encoding U3 small nucleolar RNA-associated protein 4 homolog, whose amino-acid sequence MGSRSLAHNVRLFNLEPRAAHGLCLNHSGELLALARTRHDVNGREEVAGNEEEAWIEIWNLRGGAPFFQRWLPTGESSLEAIAFGAKGRMYSTGLHGYILSHDIQSGAVSKSPVSWGASWCLDYHPLSKRIAVGTEEGVVCIFREESSGEIVYEKSLDKQEGRILSLAWEPLSGDKMVTGSTDTLRVWDTKTGHPLHRLSTARTFKGRETTVWSVAYLDNEVIISGDSRGKTSFWNGKTGTLLDSYQTHKADVLTVGVDRKQKIAYSTGVDPVVMYFQPILHKDGRSKWIKSIHRTVNQHDNRSIMPIGPKTIALTGIDSYLTLIESRSKYSYAPLPYGNAVSLSSAIRCLLFRYSNSLELWKLGETKDNLKNSLEVGNILEMGQNPVNLLKIENNDGRTIWCSDISDSGNFLAYAVQNSCRFYSLSVSPDEKVSPQLKRIKSQDKFSDTHHIKFIPNSNKCLLINNVGKLILLSILEEEDGMSLHKLKQIEQNQIKLTSSISKFDIEGEYIVLADFDDNVVVVNYETGDLVSHLPRYNHAPVSTVSISLHKTLVFITYSNGIVVECSVKSGKYTSFSNNFFTFDANNIIYSNDLRRTIRGAFYDPQNEDKIIMYDSSAVHIIDKCKVLENEKCDVKKLRTLGKSSNIKHISTDESVGFSIKTINNFDNLLFFTRIEKGVVAVEVLTNKLEDKLPPSFKVKKFGRT is encoded by the coding sequence ATGGGGTCCAGATCCCTGGCACATAACGTCCGTCTCTTCAACTTAGAGCCAAGAGCGGCTCATGGTTTGTGCCTGAATCACTCTGGTGAACTTTTGGCTCTTGCAAGAACACGACACGATGTGAATGGAAGAGAAGAGGTTGCAGGAAATGAAGAAGAGGCATGGATTGAGATTTGGAATCTACGAGGAGGAGCTCCTTTCTTTCAGCGTTGGCTTCCAACTGGAGAATCCTCTCTAGAGGCTATTGCATTCGGAGCCAAAGGACGAATGTACTCCACGGGTTTGCACGGATATATCCTGTCACATGACATTCAGTCTGGAGCAGTATCAAAGTCGCCTGTGAGTTGGGGTGCTTCATGGTGCTTGGATTATCATCCTTTGAGCAAGAGGATCGCTGTTGGTACGGAAGAAGGTGTTGTGTGCATATTCAGAGAAGAGTCTTCAGGCGAGATTGTCTATGAAAAGTCACTTGATAAACAAGAAGGTCGAATCCTATCTCTTGCTTGGGAACCTCTTTCTGGAGATAAGATGGTAACGGGCTCTACCGACACATTGAGGGTGTGGGATACCAAAACAGGGCATCCACTTCATAGACTTAGCACGGCTCGTACATTCAAAGGTCGCGAAACAACTGTTTGGTCTGTTGCTTATTTGGACAATGAAGTTATTATATCAGGTGATAGTCGAGGTAAAACTTCATTTTGGAATGGAAAAACAGGGACTTTATTGGATTCATACCAAACCCATAAAGCAGACGTACTTACTGTTGGAGTAGATCGTAAGCAAAAAATTGCGTACTCAACTGGAGTAGATCCTGTTGTTATGTACTTTCAGCCCATCCTTCATAAAGATGGTAGGAGTAAATGGATCAAATCTATACATCGAACTGTAAATCAACATGACAATCGATCCATTATGCCTATTGGTCCTAAAACTATTGCTTTGACAGGGATTGATTCCTATTTAACATTAATTGAGTCACGATCCAAATATTCTTATGCACCCTTGCCCTACGGAAATGCTGTATCACTTTCTAGCGCTATAAGATGTTTGTTATTTCGCTACAGTAATTCCTTGGAACTCTGGAAATTAGGAGAAACAAAGGACAATCTAAAGAATAGTTTAGAAGTAggtaatattttagaaatgggTCAAAATCCAGTCAATCTTTTAAAGATAGAAAATAATGATGGAAGGACTATTTGGTGTTCAGATATATCAGATTCCGGAAATTTTCTTGCTTATGCTGTTCAAAACTCATGTCGTTTTTATTCTTTGTCAGTCTCTCCAGATGAAAAAGTATCTCCTCAACTTAAACGTATTAAGTCACAAGATAAATTTAGTGATAcacatcatattaaatttataccCAATTCGAACAAGTGCTTACTTATTAACAATGTTGGGAAACTAATTTTACTCAGCATTTTAGAAGAGGAGGATGGGATGTCTTTGCATAAGTTAAAGCAAATTGAGCAAAATCAGATTAAGCTTACTTCTAGTATATCTAAATTTGACATCGAAGGAGAATATATAGTACTAGCTGATTTTGATGACAATGTTGTCGTTGTGAATTATGAAACTGGGGATCTCGTATCCCATCTTCCAAGGTACAATCATGCACCCGTATCTACTGTGTCAATAAGTCTACATAAGacattagtttttattacatattcgAACGGTATTGTGGTTGAATGCTCTGTTAAATCCGGGAAATATACAtccttttctaataatttttttactttcgaTGCAAACAACATTATTTACTCAAATGATCTTAGAAGAACAATTCGAGGCGCTTTTTATGATCCTCAAAACGAAGACAAGATCATCATGTACGACTCCTCTGCTGTCCACATTATTGATAAATGTAAAGTACTTGAGAATGAAAAGTGTGATGTAAAGAAATTAAGAACTCTGGGAAAGTCTagtaatataaaacatatttcgaCTGATGAGTCTGTTGGCTTTTCTATTAAAACCattaataattttgacaatttgttattttttactcgGATTGAGAAGGGCGTAGTTGCAGTCGAGGTATTAACGAATAAACTGGAGGACAAATTGCCACCAAGTTTTAAAGTAAAGAAATTTGGTCGCACTTGA
- the LOC139905347 gene encoding SET and MYND domain-containing protein 4-like yields MWSNGNGFVQTVFSQISFEKNPKIWANPDPSLDSDRILFLSDLSETCFRKYLRKEHLKKNAKLSGAFREKGNCLYKNGDFNASLSVYNQALCLAPKSEDVYPITLANRSAVWYALQKYENSIADITRSLASSYPQELRFKLLERKAKCQMALKWKKCSEETIEEFVDCVKESDINSALKDKKISAIKAEFEKIVNENGENGEENSSSNGNSNCNNTINITHTDSNKDNSKSDTISVKGLESQDSPSSFKLGFADSVSIGHSPTQGRFTYANRDINPGEIIAVDEPYVKQLDKEHIKTHCWHCLGRAPLPIPCDNCSGVMFCSDVCLRLSSTSYHKYECGITDIIQNGGVGTWILAYRAISSRPFSFWQNLDMKNSEEGGEDSEDPFYRYNVLETHENSRRFVVPALMKEALTVVFFIRCLNRRGYFPESKNYDDPDCDPTLYPVELMLANKLRKFIKIASFNSHEVTEVIVRRKGNEDNVGARRVGTAINPYLALINHSCDPNHGRVWNSNKGTITAFATRLIREGEEIVDGYSATFSNRGKKDRHFVHDRYNFTCTCRACREDWPLLPQLEKEIKVKTKPGKVKKLKLLYKNIETNPSIENCSAFMKLATDVIQPPHALLVVVEDKLQRCLLKKYGA; encoded by the exons ATGTGGAGCAATGGGAATGGATTCGTACAAACCGTGTTTAGTCAGATATCTTTTGAGAAGAATCCCAAAATCTGGGCGAATCCTGACCCAAGTCTTGACTCTGATCGAATTTTATTCCTGAGTGACCTGTCTGAAACGTGTTTTCGGAAATATCTTCGAAAGGAGCATCTTAAAAAGAATGCCAAGCTTAGTGGAGCCTTCCGAGAGAAAGGGAACTGCCTTTACAAGAATGGGGACTTTAATGCAAGCCTGAGCGTGTATAACCAAGCCCTCTGTCTCGCTCCAAAATCCGAGGATGTGTATCCGATCACACTTGCGAATCGATCTGCCGTGTGGTATGCCTTACAAAAGTACGAAAATTCCATTGCTGATATCACTCGCTCTCTCGCTTCCTCATATCCCCAAGAACTCCGATTCAAACTCCTGGAGAGAAAAGCGAAATGCCAAATGGCGctcaaatggaaaaaatgctCCGAGGAAACTATTGAGGAATTTGTGGACTGCGTCAAAGAGTCTGACATTAATTCTGCCctcaaggataaaaaaatatccgcAATTAAAGCTGAATTTGAAAAGATAGTGaatgaaaatggagaaaatggAGAGGAGAATAGTAGTAGCAATGGGAATTCCAACTgcaataatacaattaatataactCATACTGATAGCAATAAGGATAACTCCAAGAGTGATACTATTAGTGTAAAGGGTTTAGAATCTCAAGACAGCCCTTCCTCATTCAAACTTGGATTTGCAGACTCCGTCAGTATTGGTCACTCTCCAACACAAGGACGCTTCACCTACGCCAATCGGGATATCAATCCAGGGGAAATCATTGCCGTCGACGAGCCCTATGTTAAACAATTAGACAAAGAACATATCAAAACACATTGTTGGCACTGTTTAGGAAGAGCTCCCTTACCAATACCCTGTGACAATTGCTCTGGAGTTATGTTTTGCTCCGACGTTTGCCTTAGACTCTCCAGCACTTCTTACCACAA GTATGAGTGTGGAATTACTGACATTATACAAAATGGAGGTGTAGGAACATGGATTTTGGCATACCGAGCTATTTCATCTCGCCCGTTTTCGTTCTGGCAAAATTTAGACATGAAAAATAGTGAAGAAGGAGGAGAGGATAGTGAGGATCCTTTTTATAGATACAATGTACTAGAAACCCATGAGAACTCTCGTAGATTTGTAGTCCCAGCTCTCATGAAAGAGGCTCTCACCGTTGTGTTTTTTATTCGTTGCCTAAATCGCCGTGGCTACTTTCCAGAATCCAAGAACTATGATGATCCTGATTGTGATCCAACCTTATATCCTGTTGAACTTATGTTGGCTAATAAACTTCGAAAGTTTATCAAAATAGCAAGTTTCAATAGTCATGAAGTAACCGAAGTCATTGTTCGTAGAAAGGGAAATGAAGATAATGTTGGTGCTCGAAGAGTGGGAACTGCAATCAATCCTTACCTCGCTCTTATCAATCACTCCTGTGATCCTAACCACGGTCGAGTTTGGAACTCTAATAAAGGTACTATCACAGCATTTGCTACTCGTTTAATTCGAGAGGGCGAAGAAATTGTTGATGGATACAGTGCAACTTTTTCTAATAGAGGGAAAAAAGATCGGCATTTTGTACACGATAGATACAATTTTACTTGTACATGTAGAGCCTGTAGAGAGGACTGGCCATTACTACCTCaattagagaaagaaataaaagtcAAGACCAAGCCTGGAAAAGtaaaaaagcttaaattattgtacaaaaatatcgAAACAAATCCATCCATTGAAAACTGCTCTGCCTTCATGAAATTAGCTACCGATGTTATACAGCCCCCTCATGCTCTCCTAGTCGTCGTTGAAGATAAATTGCAAAGATGTCTCCTTAAAAAGTATGGTGCctga
- the UQCR-C1 gene encoding mitochondrial-processing peptidase subunit beta, whose product MIMASRGLWAMSVLRKGAPFAWKKAPYSGIRLGSTSFKESLLNVPPTQVTTLENGMRVATEDSGAATATVGIWVDTGSRYETAENNGVAHFLEHMAFKGTAKRSQTDLELEVENIGAHLNAYTSREQTVFYAKCLNSDVPQAVDILSDIIQNSKFGEQEIERERGVILREMQEVEMNLQEVVFDHLHSVAYQGTPLGRTILGPTKNIKSINRDDLVHYINTHYKPSRIVLAGAGGVNHDALCELATKHFGKLSNDYSNEIPLDLHCRYTGSEVRVRDDSMPYAHVAIAVEGCGWTDPDNIPLMIANTIVGSWDRSMGGGTHNASPLAHYAADLNLCSSFQSFNTCYKDTGLWGIYFVAGKMTQKEFTWHIQQEWMRLCTSITDFEVDRAKNLLKTNMLLQMDGTTPICEDIGRQMLAYGRRIPQDELEARIEAVDAKLVKDVCFKYIYDRCPVVAAVGPVENLLDYNKIRSGLYWLRV is encoded by the exons ATGATTATGGCGTCCAGGGGACTGTGGGCCATGAGTGTTCTCCGTAAAGGAGCCCCATTTGCATGGAAGAAAGCCCCT tacTCCGGAATTCGGTTAGGTTCTACCTCCTTCAAGGAGAGTCTCCTCAATGTACCTCCCACACAAGTAACAACATTGGAAAATGGTATGCGTGTTGCAACTGAGGATAGTGGAGCTGCCACTGCTACTGTGGGTATCTGGGTTGACACTGGCTCTCGCTATGAAACAGCTGAGAATAACGGAGTTGCTCATTTTCTTGAACATATGgcatttaaa GGAACGGCAAAGAGATCCCAAACGGACCTTGAACTCGAAGTTGAGAACATTGGTGCTCATCTTAATGCATACACTTCCCGTGAACAAACAGTTTTCTACGCTAAATGTTTGAATTCTGATGTTCCTCAAGCCGTTGACATTTTATCTGATATCATTCAGAATTCCAAGTTTGGTGAACAg GAAATCGAGAGAGAAAGAGGAGTCATTTTAAGAGAAATGCAAGAAGTGGAAATGAATCTGCAGGAAGTTGTTTTTGACCACCTTCATTCAGTGGCCTATCAAGGAACTCCTTTGGGAAGAACTATTCTTGGACCTACTAAGAATATTAAATCCATCAATCGAGATGACCTCGTTCACTACATTAATACACACTACAAACCGTCGAGAATAGTTCTTGCTGGCGCTGGAGGTGTAAATCACGATGCACTCTGTGAATTGGCTACTAAACACTTTGGAAAGCTTTCCAATGACTATAGCAATGAGATTCCCTTGGACCTTCACTGCCGTTACACTGGATCAGAAGTTCGGGTTAGGGATGACTCAATGCCTTATGCTCACGTTGCTATTGCTGTCGAAGGATGCGGATGGACAGACCCAGATAACATTCCTTTGATGATTGCCAATACTATTGTTGGCTCATGGGATAGGTCAATGGGAGGTGGAACTCATAACGCTTCACCATTAGCCCATTATGCGGCTGATCTTAACTTGTGCTCTTCATTTCAATCCTTCAATACATGTTATAAg gacACTGGACTCTGGGGAATTTACTTTGTTGCGGGGAAAATGACACAAAAAGAGTTCACCTGGCATATCCAACAAGAATGGATGAGATTATGTACTTCCATTACAGATTTTGAAGTTGACAGAGCCAAAAATCTTCTTAAGACTAACATGCTACTTCAAATGGATGGAACTACTCCTATCTGTGAAGACATTGGTAGACAAATGCTTGCTTATGGTAGAAGGATACCTCAAGATGAATTAGAAGCCAGAATTGAG gctGTTGATGCAAAATTAGTCAAAGACGTTTGCTTTAAATACATCTACGATCGATGCCCTGTGGTTGCTGCCGTTGGCCCCGTGGAAAATTTATTAGACTACAACAAAATTAGATCGGGTCTATATTGGCTTAGAGTTTGA
- the LOC121117660 gene encoding uncharacterized protein, producing MNSDAEDGSRSIGVNLRVTGHFNQGGRKYMEDFFSVAYQQTVDEKDLEYAYFGIFDGHGGEDAALFAKEHLMDYITKQKNFWSEDDQAVLKAIREGFLHSQRAMWADLNNWKKTSKGHPSTAGTTASVAFIKRGKIFTGHVGDSRIILGQKDCHDPNRWKAKALTRDHKPESPAELQRIERHGGKVVNKSGVPRVVWKRPKIAQQGPLRRSTPTDEVPFLAVARALGDLWSYNPEDDVFIVSPEPDLDVYSIDILKDKCLILATDGAWNVLNSHLAVQMANHVEKNNEEYMMDPDSGYRWINPSKHLVDNALHKWKLLKMRSDNISVLTVMLDPPGPPRAQVLRNNMCVNKKSSATLISSPPPKLPPKPMSKELNSNKNLAIISRCPNSPDNLSKIGTNLAGESGNNLCDSRSVTRVVHDSIIDIPRKMFVDRNAVYTHHAKFGQMNDSDRKSPSPPPIPERPLGLRKSKLSRIVDPAIANRRRSIGYNNSEENKLGVRSLRGRKSCSNVIPSPMRVLRPKNTTPSSSQKRKTPRASAVSASKVLKTSDQRIKTLTWGPSSASKLIRK from the exons ATGAATTCTGATGCAGAGGACGGATCTCGGAGCATAGGAGTGAACCTCCGCGTGACGGGCCATTTTAATCAAGGAGGGCGTAAGTATATGGAAGATTTTTTCTCAGTGGCTTACCAGCAAACAGTAGATGAAAAGGACTTGGAATACGCTTATTTCGGAATCTTTGATGGACATGGTGGAGAAGATGCGGCACTGTTCGCTAAA GAGCACCTCATGGATTATATCACGAAGCAAAAGAATTTTTGGTCTGAAGACGACCAAGCTGTCCTCAAGGCCATTCGAGAAGGATTTTTGCATAGCCAGCGGGCCATGTGGGCAGATCTGAACAACTGGAAGAAAACCAGTAAAGGACACCCCTCCACTGCTGGCACAACGGCTTCTGTGGCCTTCATCAAGAGAGGAAAGATCTTTACTGGGCATGTCGGGGATTCCAGAATAATTCTTGGACAAAAAGATTGCCATGATCCCAACAG ATGGAAAGCCAAGGCTTTGACTCGAGATCATAAGCCTGAAAGCCCAGCAGAGCTCCAACGAATTGAAAGACACGGAGGAAAAGTTGTGAATAAGTCAGGTGTTCCTCGTGTCGTTTGGAAGCGTCCTAAAATAGCTCAACAAGGACCACTGAGGAGATCAACTCCCACTGATGAAGTTCCATTTTTGGCTGTTGCAAGAGCCTTAGGAGACTTATGGAGCTATAATCCAGAAGATGACGTGTTTATTGTTAGTCCTGAGCCAGATTTAGATGTTTattctattgatattttaaaagataaatgtCTAATATTAGCAACGGATGGCGCTTGGAATGTACTCAATTCACATCTTGCAGTCCAGATGGCTAATCATGTGGAAAAAAACAATGAAGAGTACATGATGGATCCTGATTCTGGCTATAGATGGATTAATCCCTCTAAACATTTGGTAGATAATGCTTTACACAAGTGGAAACTTTTAAAGATGCGATCAGACAATATTAGTGTCCTAACAGTAATGTTAGATCCTCCTGGTCCTCCACGTGCACAAGTATTGAGAAACAATATGTGTGTCAACAAGAAGTCATCAGCTACTCTAATCTCTTCTCCACCTCCTAAGCTACCTCCAAAACCTATGTCCAAAGAACTCAACTCTAACAAAAATTTAGCCATAATTTCTAGATGCCCGAACTCGCCAGATAATCTATCTAAAATAGGGACTAATTTAGCAGGTGAATCGGGCAACAACTTATGTGATTCTCGGTCTGTGACCCGTGTTGTTCATGATTCGATTATAGACATTCCTCGCAAAATGTTTGTTGATCGTAATGCTGTATATACCCATCATGCCAAGTTCGGTCAAATGAATGATTCTGATAGAAAGTCGCCATCTCCTCCACCAATACCGGAGAGACCTTTGGG TCTAAGAAAGTCAAAACTCTCTCGAATTGTGGATCCAGCCATCGCAAACCGTAGACGGTCCATCGGCTATAACaatagtgaagaaaataaattaggtGTAAGGTCATTGAGAGGAAGAAAATCTTGCTCGAATGTAATACCTTCACCGATGCGAGTCCTTCGTCCCAAAAATACGACTCCGTCAagttctcaaaaaagaaaaacgccTCGAGCTAGTGCGGTATCTGCCTCTAAAGTCTTAAAGACATCAGATCAGCGCATAAAAACTTTGACGTGGGGACCTAGTTCAGCTTCTAAacttataagaaaataa
- the LOC121117661 gene encoding uncharacterized protein has product MKFLFLCVFIIFNMLIANSVTSEICGDDPLCSAIDHLHNRISSMEQPVWQKSLQKSSWKRCDEGKCSCEPPKISGTVDCWGKFHKLDRIPEDQIIPLNVEILDLGNNHIPHLNPNIFKNLIKLKELNLFGMGLKHLSAFIFETNFQIKTLKIQDNMLRILEPNLLGSIHLLEYLDISGNMFEKLPDHIFKATPRLKMLNLSNNKIKVISPMLLSNLTILEVLDLSQNRLRVLDMRSFIDLIRLNKLFMSRNIIETLPEDLFKNNMKLKSIDLSINELQRLPPTLYENIEDLKYLFLAGNKFQSLKDENRFPKTLHHLDMSNNVISICNISGFDYQWVYLDLSNNAIKNFSLTSLKSLKTLRLNLNQITHLKFEDFSNSINELYLHRNLIETFNKDRSFEHLNSLVKLTIRDNYWTCDCKIGSLVKWLNQFGINYDSTLCEAPADFFGMHINSTIALQC; this is encoded by the exons ATGAAGTTTCTTTTTCTGTgcgtttttataatatttaacatgTTAATTGCAAATTCAGTTACATCCGAGATATGTGGGGATGATCCTTTGTGTAGCGCAATAGATCATTTACATAATAGGATTTCGAGTATGGAGCAACCAG TATGGCAAAAATCGTTACAAAAATCATCATGGAAACGATGTGACGAAGGAAAATGTTCTTGTGAACCTCCAAAAATATCAGGGACTGTTGATTGCTGGGGAAAATTTCACAAACTTGATAGAATACCAGAAGATCAAATAATTCCTCTAAACGTGGAaatttt agaTTTGGGAAATAATCATATTCCACACCTGAATcctaacattttcaaaaatttgattaaattgaaaGAACT AAACTTGTTTGGAATGGGTTTGAAACATTTGTCtgcatttatatttgaaactaactttcaaatcaaaacgct taAAATTCAGGATAATATGCTGAGAATATTGGAGCCTAATTTATTAGGCTCAATCCATTTGTTGGAGTATCT GGATATTTCAGGAAATATGTTCGAAAAATTACCGGACCATATCTTCAAAGCTACACCCCGTCTAAAAATGctgaatttatcaaataataaaattaaagtgatAAGTCCAATGTTATTATCTAATTTAACTATTCTAGAAGTACTAGATTTATCTCAAAACCGATTAAGAGTACTAGATATGA gatcttttattgatttgattCGTCTAAACAAGTTATTTATGAGTCGAAACATCATAGAAACCCTTCCAGAGGATTTGTTCAAGAATAATATGAAGCTGAAATCCATAGATTTGTCCATTAATGAGCTTCAGAGATTACCCCCAACcctatatgaaaatattgaggatttaaagtacttattTCTAGCAGGTAACAAATTTCAATCATTGAAGGACGAAAATCGCTTTCCAAAAACATTACATCATTTGGACATGAGTAATAATGTCATATCGATTTGTAATATATCTGGATTTGATTACCAATGGGTATATCTGGATTTGAGTAATAATGCCATCAAGAACTTCTCTCTCACATCACTCAAGAGTCTAAAAACGTTAAGATTGAACTTAAATCAAATCACGCATTTAAAGTTTGAGGATTTTTCAAACAGCATCAATGAGTT ATACCTACACAGGAATCTTATTGAGACATTCAACAAAGATAGATCCTTTGAGCACTTAAACTCTTTAGTTAAGCTAACCATTCGTGACAACTACTGGACTTGTGATTGCAAAATTGGGAGTTTAGTTAAATGGTTGAATCAATTTGGAATTAACTATGACTCAACATTGTGTGAAGCTCCTGCCGACTTTTTTGGAATGCATATCAATTCAACAATTGCTCTGCAATGTTGA